CCCGGTTCGCGGCGCAGTACACCGCCGTGCCGAACGTGAGCCCCGCGGACACGCCCACCGTCAGCCGCTCCAGCACGCGGTTGCCCCTGCGCGTGCGAAGTGGATCCCGGCGCTCCAGCCAGATGAGGTTTCCCGTCACGAGCACCGCGCACATCGCCAGCGCGAGCAGCGCGTAGAGCGGCTTCATCAGCGCCTCCGCGAACCGGCCCGCGTGCAAGTCGAAGAGCAGCCGCTCGAAGGTGAAGTTCGGCGTGCTGGACTCCACGCTCGACCCGAACGTCTCACCGCTCACGCTGTCCACGTGCGCGAAGTGGTCCGGTCCCAGCGGGGACAGCTGGAAGTACACGCCCGCCCAGGCGCGCGCGTCTCCGTAGTCGTGCAACTCCACGTAGCGGGGCGTGCCCTCCGCGCCGGGCACCGACGCTCGCGCCCGGTCCACCACCGTGTCCAGCGACAGCATGGGCGCGTCCTTCCCCGCCGCCTCCCGCACTGGCACGCTGTAGCCGCGCAGCTTCGTCACCCGGTCCGCCTGCCCCCGGTACACCGTGCTCCCGAAGCCCTGCGCCGCCAGCCCCGCCAGACACAGCACCGCCCCCGTCCATGCCAGCATCGCGGTGAACGGCAGCCCGAAGACGCCCAACACCTTGTGCGCGTCCGACGCGGAGAAGCGCGGTTTCGCCGTGGGCCGGAAGCGCCACCACTGCACGCGCAGGTCCTTCAGGTGGATCCACAGGCCGCTGACCAGCGCCACCAGCAGGGCCACCGACACCACCCCCGAGAACTCCATCCCCCAGGGCACCCGGTAGAAGAAGTGCATCCAGTACAGCTCGCTCGCCAGCCGGCTGCGCTCCGGCAACGCGGTGCCGGTGAGCGGGTCCAGCCACAACACGCGCATCCCCGTGGGCTCGAAGAGGTACGCGGTGATGAACCGCGTCTCCTCGTGGGTGAGCATCCCCACATGCGCGCCTCGCGGCAGCGGCCCCTGCTCCCGCACCCGTTCGAGCATCAGATCGAACGACGGCGGTGACTCCGAGGGTGGCGCGACGTGGAGCGCGGGCTCCTGCCACACTTCCAGCTCCTCGCGGAACATCGCGAAGACGCCACAGAAGAAGATGACGAACAGGAACAGGCTGGCGATGACGCCCGCCCACGCATGCAGGTCGAACTGGATGCGGAACGTCCGGGGCGACAGCTTCATCGCGGCCCCCGCACGAGCAGCGCGACGGCCACCGGCGCCACCACCGCCAGACACACGCCCCACGCCACCCGGCCATTGCGCGCCAGCGGCAGCGCGCACGCGAGCCCCACCCACACCGGCAGCACCACATGGAAGCCCAGCGCGAAGGCCCACGTCCCCGACACCGGCAGGAACGCCATCACCGCCGCGCCCACCGCGAACGCCGCGAGCGGAGCCCCCAGCACGGCCGCCAGCGTCCGCGCCACGGAATGGTTCGCCGCCTTGTCACCGCGTCCCGTGCTCATTGACCCACGCCCATCAGCGCCACCAGCGCCCAAATGACAGAGTGACTCGCCGCACTGTCACCGCGTCCCGCGCTCATCGGCCCACGCCCATCAGCGCCACCGGCACCAGCCCCGCCACCCCACTCACCCACGCGAACGCGCGCGCACGTGAAGGCCGGGGCGAGAGCACCAGCACCAGCGCCGAGGCCGCCGTCATCGCCAGCACCAACAGCACCAACAGCCCCGCCACCCACCCGAAGTCGCCCACGCAGCATCCCAGCGACGCGAGCCCCGGCACGGCCGCGAGCCACCGCGCGCGGCCCCCCACGCCCATCCACGACACCGCCGACACGCAGAAGCACAGCGCGGCGAGGCTCAACATCGCGTCCACCGCGCGACCCCGTCTCTTGGTTCCATGTTGATAATGATTTGCATCCTCACGACTGCCCCCAGGCCTGTCAAGGCAGGCGGAAAGGCACCCGCGCTCACGGTGCGAGCGTCGACGCACGAACACCGTGCGCGCACCGCGCTTCCAGGCAATGCGGCGCTCCGGATGATGGCGGGATGAGCGAAGCCGGGACGCTGAAGGGAAGCTGTCACTGCGGCGCGACGCGGTTCGAAGTGACCGCGCCGCCGAAGGACGTCACCCGCTGCAACTGCACGTTCTGCTCCAAGCGCGGCGTGCTCTGGGCCTACTACGCGCCCGAGCAGGTGACGTTCACGAGTCGGGATCAGGCGAGCGCGTACGACCGCAACGCGCCCGTCGTGCACCACCACTGCCAGCGGTGTGGCTGCGGGACGTGGTCGGACATTCCC
The sequence above is drawn from the Corallococcus sp. NCRR genome and encodes:
- a CDS encoding PepSY-associated TM helix domain-containing protein: MKLSPRTFRIQFDLHAWAGVIASLFLFVIFFCGVFAMFREELEVWQEPALHVAPPSESPPSFDLMLERVREQGPLPRGAHVGMLTHEETRFITAYLFEPTGMRVLWLDPLTGTALPERSRLASELYWMHFFYRVPWGMEFSGVVSVALLVALVSGLWIHLKDLRVQWWRFRPTAKPRFSASDAHKVLGVFGLPFTAMLAWTGAVLCLAGLAAQGFGSTVYRGQADRVTKLRGYSVPVREAAGKDAPMLSLDTVVDRARASVPGAEGTPRYVELHDYGDARAWAGVYFQLSPLGPDHFAHVDSVSGETFGSSVESSTPNFTFERLLFDLHAGRFAEALMKPLYALLALAMCAVLVTGNLIWLERRDPLRTRRGNRVLERLTVGVSAGLTFGTAVYCAANRVLPWAMARRADWEFGLFLGAWVLGVVIALVPRGSTRQVGSVLCAVAAVLFGAVVVGDVLTQDANLFTALSRGLPPVFMAESFLAAMALGCGGLAWGLRKRKTAVPVSGSAAPEGPLVKA
- a CDS encoding GFA family protein, whose product is MSEAGTLKGSCHCGATRFEVTAPPKDVTRCNCTFCSKRGVLWAYYAPEQVTFTSRDQASAYDRNAPVVHHHCQRCGCGTWSDIPVWEDNAPVPGQFKVGLNARLFDDFNLDAVRVKFVDGRNLW